In Toxoplasma gondii ME49 chromosome VIII, whole genome shotgun sequence, a single genomic region encodes these proteins:
- a CDS encoding hypothetical protein (encoded by transcript TGME49_268940): protein MLEKKNMAIDLPHIQIEDFQKFKNLLYTGCLEEEPTDDQLLDLFELADHYQVQHLCEVLANHIHLRLSPQNFDRFCHFSITHSSALLRLPCCIYAASNESVKAQFTGGKLSEPVTEELARFFGVDVNPAKKRRFSL, encoded by the exons ATgttggaaaagaagaacatGGCCATCGACCTCCCCCACATCCAAATTGAGGATTTCCAAAAGTTCAAGAATCTACTCTACACCG GCTGCTTAGAAGAGGAACCAACTGACGACCAGTTACTGGACTTGTTCGAGTTGGCGGACCACTACCAGGTGCAGCACTTGTGTGAGGTGCTTGCCAACCACATTCACTTGCGACTTTCACCTCAGAACTTCGACCGGTTTTGCCATTTTTCCATTAC TCATTCCAGTGCCCTGCTCCGGCTCCCGTGCTGCATATATGCCGCGTCAAATGAAAGCGTGAAA gcgCAGTTTACTGGAGGCAAGCTCTCTGAGCCTGTCACGGAGGAGCTAGCTAGGTTCTTCGGTGTTGACGTCAATCcggcgaagaaaagacgctTTTCTTTATAG
- a CDS encoding hypothetical protein (encoded by transcript TGME49_268930): MVDFIRNHTYDLHWPPPLLRGKTLRVAVSLLFVLHNVSANTAVPRCGQTAATSPVSVRHLGEEDSSVYTNLMDSVSVPPSVGQTVDAESSLKKLLDWERVQQTIQDIASVSDLPNSVENAALYGILHDKLERLRERLAEGFQGSYNFASATVPVSKVLCSEQPNARGCTNDVSSGTQGSLIQQASSASFVGRVSGLSDADASLNLPFEGLVTSLPVQIQEQIQKNLQIEQAILEHKLLMQQLALNKQIEEFRKDVAFEEWLDFWNQLGPQVYDQPVPEDTTDDTEASELLERLASRYPQLFEDQTFTTLPSHKPPLTIQNTPLFAAGGTQSTNYGRPTEDRRSALSAPAQPQTYRQPPPPQAQSIEYSNVQMPLAQVAYSESRQEVPSTLEKRLISATTTATTSVNQSQYIGRFVQQPEAGPDLRTTRGQFEFQPSSSLSQTVTVQTPRAVEDTSLKAMAYTDKKVPSAHPTPTLRGIFSNTGPATDKTIVDPQLDQNSMMVPSVGAGAAGLLDSPIFGRHSTSFSREKENTARQEISGSGPFLNLITTLRDMLT, from the exons ATGGTTGACTTTATTCGAAACCACACATATGACCTTCACTGGCCACCTCCATTGCTTCGCGGGAAAACGCTGCGCGTTGCAGTCTCGCTGTTATTTGTGCTTCACAACGTCAGCGCCAACACAG CCGTTCCCCGGTGCGGCCAGACTGCAGCGACGTCTCCAGTTTCCGTCCGTCACCTTGGTGAAGAAGATTCGTCTGTATATACCAATCTGATGGATTCGGTAAGCGTCCCGCCGTCTGTGGGACAAACCGTGGATGCAGAGTCCAGTTTGAAGAAGCTGCTAGACTGGGAACGCGTGCAACAAACGATTCAAGACATTGCCTCAGTCAGTGATCTCCCCAATAGCGTTGAGAATGCGGCATTATATGGGATTCTACACGACAAGCTGGAACGACTGCGAGAACGACTGGCAGAGGGCTTCCAGGGATCCTACAACTTTGCGAGTGCCACTGTGCCAGTCTCAAAGGTACTGTGTAGCGAGCAACCAAATGCTCGCGGATGTACCAATGACGTCAGCAGCGGAACGCAAGGCTCGCTGATTCAGCAGGCGTCAAGCGCCTCTTTCGTTGGGCGTGTAAGTGGCCTCTCCGACGCCGACGCTTCCCTCAATCTTCCATTCGAGGGACTGGTAACTTCACTACCTGTTCAAATTCAAGAACAGATACAAAAGAACCTTCAGATTGAGCAGGCCATCTTAGAGCACAAGCTGCTCATGCAGCAGCTGGCCTTAAACAAGCAGATTGAGGAGTTTCGGAAGGACGTCGCCTTTGAGGAGTGGCTGGATTTCTGGAATCAGTTGGGACCCCAGGTTTATGACCAGCCGGTACCCGAAGACACCACAGACGATACTGAGGCATCCGAATTGCTAGAAAGACTTGCGTCTCGGTACCCACAACTCTTCGAAGACCAAACGTTTACGACACTACCGAGCCACAAACCTCCGCTAACAATACAAAATACACCTCTGTTTGCAGCAGGAGGAACACAAAGCACGAATTATGGAAGACCAACGGAAGATAGACGCTCTGCACTCAGCGCCCCTGCCCAGCCTCAAACATACCGGCAACCTCCTCCACCACAGGCACAGAGCATAGAGTACAGTAATGTTCAGATGCCTTTGGCGCAGGTTGCGTACTCGGAATCGCGGCAAGAAGTTCCGAGCACGTTGGAAAAGCGATTGATCTCCGCCACAACTACGGCTACGACCTCTGTCAACCAGTCGCAATATATAGGGCGGTTTGTGCAGCAACCTGAGGCCGGACCAGATTTGAGGACGACTAGAGGCCAATTTGAATTCCAGCCCTCATCTTCTTTGTCCCAGACCGTGACAGTTCAGACGCCCAGAGCAGTCGAGGACACGTCGCTCAAG GCTATGGCGTACACTGACAAGAAGGTACCGTCTGCTCATCCGACGCCAACTCTCCGCGGAATATTCTCAAACACGGGACCGGCTACCGACAAAACGATTGTTGACCCTCAGCTCGATCAGAACAGCATGATGGTGCCATCTGTCGGTGCTGGCGCGGCTGGTTTGCTAGACAGTCCCATTTTTGGGCGTCACTCCACAAGTttttccagagagaaagaaaataCTGCACGGCAAGAGATATCGGGAAGCGGACCGTTCTTGAATCTCATTACAACGCTGCGGGACATGTTGACTTGA
- a CDS encoding inositol polyphosphate kinase (encoded by transcript TGME49_268920), with amino-acid sequence MEDPTAEPSVSRPAFLPGPGVHASISALPGGHVAARCSHARTWPTESEAEPGNLHAILAGGHSKNFQFSRDGLHVTKWTNPGEIVFYRWLYGLAGTPLAQHPSICHEENGSVSIESHLCDRSQNQAMCRNEKPSWSLATARFSGETSGANEQSPRQRRVSTDREFGIACSHNSEETEDASHFSERASLEKEWTGNAKVVERQARALKPWIPDAVCTSFATEEVSGGVPDESTDTAKAKLRGDGRKRGILVLANILQGMRRPVIIDLKMGTRTYSDKASPEKRARAKRYAEERGSASLGMAFCGLSAQREDGTVVTVDGGSRAAKNYRHPKTLEDFVALLKSFLSFVGVETLRKDVAASLLCQLGELESVLEQFTIANFYGSSVLLAYDAIAAADSSNVGGGVDARSARPQVKLVDFAHVTIMPENPDLAGLLFGLRHLQNALRQAAASSASKDHFFLEERE; translated from the exons ATGGAAGATCCAACAGCTGAACCGTCAGTCTCTAGGCCAGCGTTTTTGCCAGGCCCCGGAGTACACGCGTCGatctctgctcttcctggTGGTCACGTCGCTGCTAGATGTAGTCATGCTAGGACTTGGCCTACAGAAAGCGAAGCCGAACCAGGCAATTTGCATGCAATCCTAGCAGGAGGCCATTCGAAGAATTTCCAGTTCTCACGGGACGGGTTGCACGTCACGAAGTGGACCAACCCCGGTGAGATAGTTTTCTATCGTTGGCTCTACGGTCTTGCTGGCACGCCTCTTGCCCAACATCCGAGTATCTGTCACGAGGAAAACGGTAGTGTCTCCATCGAAAGTCACTTGTGTGACCGCTCACAAAACCAGGCAATGTGCAGGAACGAAAAGCCATCGTGGTCACTCGCGACTGCACGGTTTTCCGGTGAAACTTCGGGCGCTAATGAGCAATCCCCTCGCCAGCGTCGGGTTTCCACTGACAGGGAATTTGGAATTGCGTGCTCACACAActcagaggaaacggaagacgcTTCTCACTTCTCCGAACGtgcttctctggagaaggaATGGACCGGGAACGCAAAAGTggtagagagacaggcgcgagCTCTGAAACCGTGGATTCCTGACGCCGTTTGTACCTCGTTCGCTACTGAGGAAGTTTCAGGTGGAGTCCCAGATGAATCAACTGACACTGCAAAAGCCAAACTCCGCGGTGATGGGCGGAAACGAGGGATTCTCGTCCTCGCTAACATTCTCCAGGGCATGCGACGGCCTGTTATTATAGATCTGAAAATGG GCACCCGGACCTACAGCGATAAGGCTTCGCCCGAAAAGCGTGCGCGAGCCAAAAGGTATGCAGAGGAACGCGGGAGTGCGTCACTAGGCATGGCGTTTTGCGGCCTTTCTGCCCAACGCGAGGACGGAACCGTGGTGACAGTTGATGGCGGGTCTCGAGCAGCAAAGAACTACCGGCATCCGAAGACGCTCGAAGATTTTGTGGCACTCCTCAAGTCGTTTCTCAGTTTCGTGGGCGTGGAAACTCTTAGAAAGGACGTTGCCGCCTCGCTGTTGTGCCAGCTTGGGGAACTTGAGTCGGTGCTTGAGCAGTTCACGATTGCGAATTTCTACGGGAGCAGCGTTCTGCTCGCCTACGACGCTATAGCCGCGGCAGACAGCTCGAATGTAGGTGGCGGGGTGGACGCGCGATCCGCAAGGCCGCAAGTGAAACTGGTCGATTTCGCTCATGTGACAATCATGCCTGAGAACCCCGATCTGGCTGGACTCCTCTTCGGGCTGAGGCACCTTCAAAACGCACTGCGGCAGGCCGCCGCGAGCTCCGCGTCAAAGGACCATTTTTTTCTAGAGGAAAGGGAATAA
- a CDS encoding signal peptidase I protein (encoded by transcript TGME49_268910) translates to MWRQLTRYLRRVPRPAWLVSPRKQRGVPSNSEISLLLQDASSVFYVVSRWAVAVSLCSLCQAYLVWIEQTRGRSMEPTLPAAGGLLVVEKLRRRLYDSSLFSGHPQFERGSIVLLIPPDGDGVVCKRIIGLPGDVLEVARPEQRFVAYEPVLVPPGHVWVQGDNGEASLDSRTYGCVSQGSIIGTAMFSLWPLKFLPLAPPSMNGTRIIATLGSS, encoded by the exons atgtGGCGGCAGCTGACGCGATACTTGAGGAGGGTTCCTCGGCCCGCTTGGTTGGTTTCTCCCCGGAAGCAACGCGGAGTTCCTTCCAACTCAGAgatctcgcttcttctgcaggaTGCATCCAGCGTCTTCTACGTCGTTTCTCGCTGGGCAGTTgccgtctccctctgctccCTTTGTCAAGCGTACCTCGTCTGGATCGAGCAG ACTCGTGGCCGATCGATGGAGCCGACGCTTCCAGCCGCTGGTGGTCTCCTCGTCGTGGAAAAACTCCGTCGACGACTTTACGACAGTTCTCTGTTCAGTGGACACCCGCAGTTTGAGCGGGGCAGCATCGTTTTGTTGATTCCGCCAGACGGTGATGGAGTCGTGTGCAAGCGAATCATCGGGTTGCCAGGCGACGTGCTCGAAGTTGCAAGACCTGAACAGCGTTTCGTCGCGTACGAACCCGTTCTTGTTCCTCCTGGCCACGTTTGGGTTCAAGGCGACAACGGCG AGGCGTCGCTTGACAGTCGCACTTACGGTTGCGTCAGCCAAGGTTCCATCATCGGGACTGCGATGTTCAGTCTGTGGCCGCTGAAGTTTCTGCCTCTTGCGCCGCCTTCGATGAACGGAACTCGCATTATCGCGACACTCGGCAGTTCCTGA
- the GRA10 gene encoding dense granular protein GRA10 (encoded by transcript TGME49_268900) → MMLLYYRLSSEHAGSYRQCPLSCSALSLAEVKQLLAARCGLANEYGRKIDFRIFLAGSQVPGGAAEAEELTEIVDENQMIHAYSKVVLQRVAITYGGSGQSVLHKARSELSQEEWKTAEERKLSSRLKRLPPEWLCGLCHRVMTNPVLVRCATNCAQSACHACLEAHLGPNRICPFCNSPFRQAIRNKRLQEIIALANLSEFESAPGAACAVPQLQVQAYQAGDPASSAVAPGEGSRSTDLIRSACREGPSDASRLGSGESHSATGAGVADRVSGGNVCEDRETDDDVGADGSRGDSAGASDSFRSEADWVHFVYLVPQENLKLMRQYDMMVVESSSNLAVALVRKATQRGGSGNPDAAAELGEPAEGALRDGTGNSGPTTATGETEQQEQVRTTGSKNTDHEVFVVPLCSAGGGTSFSIAGFARINSARQVDPEADSAAATVVQQWQSSSGRASNLPGHGAGLAFGVYRISWDNKFNPMPMLPSRKQPLCSLLGAHRRQFHSNASGVPAVPGLLKREVFGGAGAGMIEAAVEAAKYEEVLACIKDYAQFGSRPAEPWQHPASQTSSAAAATPGLPKKGVPVGGIGQEGSRVPPPPPPPPGSVGESGFSLSSGNGVSVVEKRDVSSEGRGPSDGVSISFNARGASLPGSLGDERKALETGVFGIPVSLGPPSLGLRGDPGEPSNPYLGYCALLPLLTEEQFRHIRRLQKRAMVLCGYTQSPPESRKKRRRSGKKKRGKHSVSSHSTGSGTLPSDEPVDGCDRVREEAEKEGTGCMSADAPAVDTNTEALSIQNAATSVTRQPLSDPDSANATGSRVRAGRRALPRVPPVLKISRIGDKNDTDTTQNKDTGSMQSQRANSVIETCSVVEENTMAKIPGAEAKPEGVPDNGPCELP, encoded by the exons ATGATGCTGCTGTACTACCGGCTGAGCAGCGAGCACGCGGGGTCGTACCGGCAGTGCCCGCTGTCGTGTAGCGCGCTGTCTCTGGCAGAAGTGAAGCAGCTCCTCGCGGCGCGTTGCGGATTGGCGAACGAGTATGGTCGGAAGATCGACTTTCGGATTTTCTTGGCGGGGAGTCAGGTGCCAGGCGGTGCTGCGGAGGCTGAGGAGCTCACTGAGATCGTGGACGAGAACCAGATGATCCACGCGTACTCCAAGGTCGTGTTGCAGCGGGTGGCCATCACATACGGCGGGAGCGGGCAAAGTGTGTTGCACAAAGCGCGCTCGGAGCTCTCTCAGGAGGAGTGGAAAACTGCAGAGGAGCGGAAGCTGAGCAGCCGGCTGAAGCGGCTGCCTCCCGAGTGGCTCTGTGGCCTTTGTCACCGCGTGATGACGAACCCCGTGCTGGTCAGATGCGCGACGAACTGTGCGCAGTCTGCCTGCCACGCGTGTCTCGAGGCGCACCTCGGTCCGAATCGCATCTGCCCCTTCTGCAACAGTCCCTTTCGCCAGGCGATTCGCAACAAACGCCTGCAAGAAATAATTGCTCTCGCGAACTTGTCGGAATTCGAGTCGGCACCCGGCGCCGCATGCGCGGTGCCGCAGCTCCAGGTCCAGGCGTATCAGGCAGGCGACCCTGCGAGCAGTGCAGTGGCGCCAGGAGAAGGCAGCAGATCAACGGACCTGATTCGAAGCGCTTGCCGAGAGGGACCGTCTGACGCGAGCAGACTAGGTTCCGGAGAGAGCCACAGTGCAACGGGGGCGGGTGTAGCAGACCGGGTTTCTGGAGGAAACGTCTGCGAAGATAGAGAGACTGATGACGACGTGGGAGCGGACGGGagcagaggcgacagcgcAGGAGCCAGTGACAGCTTCCGCAGCGAGGCAGACTGGGTCCACTTTGTGTATTTGGTGCCTCAGGAAAACCTGAAACTCATGCGACAATACGACATGATGGTCGTCGAGAGCTCCTCGAATCTGGCCGTCGCGCTGGTGAGAAAAGCCacgcagagaggcggaagcggGAACCCTGATGCCGCTGCAGAGCTAGGGgaacctgcggaaggcgCCTTGCGTGATGGCACAGGGAACTCCGGACCCACAACCGCGACGGGAGAGACTGAGCAGCAGGAACAAGTGCGTACCACGGGGAGTAAAAACACGGATCACGAGGTTTTTGTGGTGCCCCTCTGTTCCGCGGGGGGAGGAACGTCGTTTTCAATAGCGGGCTTTGCTCGCATCAACAGCGCGAGGCAGGTAGACCCCGAGGCCGACAGTGCCGCGGCGACTGTCGTGCAGCAGTGGCAGAGCTCCTCGGGTCGGGCTTCGAACTTGCCGGGACACGGGGCCGGACTCGCGTTCGGCGTGTACAGGATATCGTGGGACAACAAGTTCAATCCGATGCCCATGCTACCCTCGCGAAAGCAGCCTCTGTGCAGTCTGCTGGGTGCCCACAGACGGCAGTTTCACAGCAACGCGTCTGGTGTACCTGCAGTTCCTGGGCTTCTGAAGCGCGAAGTGTTCGGGGGCGCGGGCGCAGGCATGATTGAGGCCGCTGTGGAGGCGGCCAAGTACGAGGAAGTCCTCGCATGCATAAAAGACTATGCTCAGTTTGGGAGTCGACCAGCGGAACCGTGGCAACATCCAGCGTCTCAGAcgtcttctgcagctgctgcaacTCCAGGTCTGCCGAAGAAAGGCGTCCCCGTCGGCGGGATTGGCCAAGAAGGGTCGCGCgtgcctccgcctccgccgcctccaccgGGCAGTGTGGGGGAATCGGGCTTTTCGCTTTCATCTGGTAATGGTGTTTCAGTTGTCGAGAAACGTGATGTATCGTCCGAAGGAAGAGGCCCGTCTGATGGTGTGTCGATCAGTTTCAATGCTCGGGGGGCGTCTCTGCCAGGATCTCTCGGTGACGAGAGGAAGGCTCTCGAGACAGGTGTGTTTGGCATCCCCGTGAGCCTGGGGCCACCGTCGCTGGGTTTGCGTGGCGATCCTGGCGAGCCTAGCAACCCGTACTTGGGGTACTGTGCGTTGCTTCCCCTTCTCACAGAAGAGCAGTTTCGGCACATTCGACggctgcagaagagagcCATGGTACTCTGCGGTTACACACAGTCTCCACCTGAATctaggaagaagagacgccgtTCAGGCAAAAAGAAACGGGGAAAGCACAGTGTCAGCAGCCACAGCACGGGTAGTGGAACCCTTCCTAGTGACGAGCCAGTCGACGGGTGCGACCGCGTACGtgaggaagcggagaaagagggaacgGGGTGCATGAGTGCAGATGCGCCTGCGGTCgacacaaacacagaagCGTTGTCAATTCAAAACGCAGCAACTTCGGTCACACGCCAACCACTGTCCGATCCCGACAGTGCCAACGCGACTGGCTCCCGCGTGCGTGCGGGCCGCAGAGCTCTCCCACGTGTACCTCCCGTGCTCAAAATATCACGCATAGGCGACAAAAATGACACCGATACCACCCAAAACAAG GACACAGGATCCATGCAGTCGCAAAGGGCCAATTCTGTCATCGAAACGTGCAGCGTTGTCGAGGAAAACACCATGGCAAAGATTCCGGGTGCCGAGGCAAAACCTGAAGGTG TACCCGACAACGGACCTTGCGAACTCCCGTAG
- a CDS encoding citrate synthase I (encoded by transcript TGME49_268890~Product name based on PMID:18336823;17784785 .): MLLSRLRDTAAAALVLRTSGSTALSPPSFLYPASLVRPTSGKAPSLLAATHTSPFSAPVCAAVQSKRLLGRSQSLFRKNTASALRSFSSSARSVCGGLSNAEARAAVEAALDALAEKVQEAAEPKRELLKTLRKEHGTVVISEATLSTVCGGMRGLTAILTETSTLHAEKGILYRGLTINECLAKLPRMHKEEYPAVEGLIWFLMTGSIPTVNEVELLSNALYALSLSSASSSPSAPFIPPHVGKVLDAVPPSTHPMTQLVMAAAALQPTSELAQAYRHKTVSRHDLWKPALADALSLIAKNAVMAARIFRRSFRDGQEIDPVRSLDWAANFGHMMGFNSKEHQELFRLYLFLHADHEGGNVSAHAAHVVGSALSDPFLAFSAGMAGLAGPLHGLANQECLNWLRDVHCKLNGAAPTRENVKKIAEDTLASGRVIPGYGHAVLRVTDPRFTAQREFALKYLKDDELFQLLNVAYNTIPDVLLATGKVKNPYPNVDCHSGVLLQHFGITEADFYTVLFGVSRAIGIACQYVWDRILGLPIERPKSTTLDLLKAACVERKGN; encoded by the exons ATGCTCCTCTCACGCCTACGCGAcactgcagctgcagcgctAGTCCTGCGGACAAGCGGCTCTACCGCGCTGTCCCCGCCCTCTTTCCTCTACCCTGCTTCGCTCGTCAGGCCAACATCGGGGAAAGCGCCTTCCCTTTTGGCAGCCACGCACACGAGTCCTTTCTCCGCGCCCGTCTGCGCCGCGGTGCAGAGCAAGAGGCTGCTGGGGAGGAGCCAGTCGCTCTTCCGAAAGAACACCGCCTCTGCTTTGCGCAGCTTCAGCTCAAGCGCGCGGAGCGTCTGTGGCGGGCTCTCCAACGCAGAAGCGCGGGCGGCTGTCGAGGCGGCGCTCGACGCGCTCGCCGAAAAAGTCCAAGAAGCAGCCGAACCCAAACGAGAGTTGCTAAAGACCCTCCGAAAGGAACACGGGACCGTGGTCATCAGCGAGGCCACGCTCAGCACCGTCTGTGGAG GCATGCGCGGCTTGACCGCCATCTTGACTGAGACTTcaactctgcatgcagagaaaggaattCTTTACCGTGGGCTGACCATCAACGAGTGTCTCGCGAAGCTGCCTCGCATGCACAAGGAAGAATACCCCGCAGTCGAGGGTCTCATCTGGTTCCTCATGACAG GTTCGATCCCAACCGTGAACGAAGTGGAGCTGCTGTCGAACGCACTGTacgctctctcgctttcgtctgcttccagttcgccttctgctccttttATTCCCCCGCATGTCGGCAAGGTGCTGGACGCCGTGCCTCCCTCGACCCATCCCATGACTCAACTGGTGATGGCCGCAGCGGCTCTGCAGCCCACATCGGAACTTGCTCAGGCGTACAGACACAAGACTGTCTCGCGCCACGATCTGTGGAAACCTGCGCTCGCCGACGCGCTTTCACTC ATTGCAAAGAATGCAGTAATGGCAGCGCGCATCTTCCGGCGCTCGTTCCGCGACGGCCAAGAAATCGACCCTGTGCGAAGTCTAGACTGG GCTGCAAACTTTGGACATATGATGGGCTTCAACTCGAAGGAGCACCAAGAGCTCTTCCGTCTCTATCTCTTCCTTCATGCCGACCATGAGG GAGGAAACGTCTCAGCCCACGCAGCCCACGTCGTTggctctgctctctccgaccccttcctcgccttctctgccggCATGGCGGGTCTCGCTG GTCCTCTCCACGGCCTGGCGAACCAGGAGTGCTTGAACTGGCTGCGCGATGTCCACTGCAAACTCAACGGCGCGGCCCCGACCCGCGAAAACGTAAAAAAGATTGCAGAA GATACGCTGGCGAGCGGCCGAGTCATTCCTGGCTACGGCCATGCAGTTCTGAGAGTCACAGACCCCAG ATTCACGGCGCAGAGAGAGTTCGCTCTGAAGTACTTGAAGGACGACGAACTGTTTCA GCTCCTCAACGTCGCGTACAACACGATTCCCGACGTCCTACTTGCCACAG GGAAAGTGAAGAACCCGTACCCCAACGTCGATTGCCACAGCGgagttcttcttcagcaCTTTGGAATCACTGAAGCGGATTTTTACACGGTCCTCTTCGGCGTGTCACGAGCTATCGGCATTGCTTGTCAGTACG TCTGGGACCGCATCCTCGGCTTGCCTATTGAGCGACCAAAGTCGACGACGCTCGACCTCTTgaaggctgcatgcgttgagaggaaaggcaacTAG
- a CDS encoding hypothetical protein (encoded by transcript TGME49_268880~Signal peptide predicted by SignalP 2.0 HMM (probability 0.999) with cleavage site probability 0.947 at residue 26), which translates to MWCLRFSLVFLSATCLAFSTRSPVLAAHTSASHVADDTDADVTLKLVKKIDEPAYTPPRPQATEQSQPSEPSQPAPQPHPSDPVPVPRPSLTSAEVVASSSFDFRWFTYTVCKKPYVRLHRTTTDVRLHVLKVLNKGLEVLGRRPAQGGDDATLIYMCTLAVGFTDAYRAMRQASRGATDAADETGVSIPLGQWFANTLKSEGDTGKKTKRTKAFYNKCSFIADRVNSILTTADYRMPASATVSPPTALASHMNGSFDEFTDNSDKQVAHIVGHCLREKEAFKGKSWTVIHHTLIQVWTTLHYMAGCAMRMLPLPEREKVALLVAQQTMLNHEQTPTFYSFLTKFQDFAATGKKSGYFPSAKDMQRSVTCGPASPSSEEWSPTEPSIATAFLLDFSAILQ; encoded by the exons ATGTGgtgccttcgcttctctctagtttttctctcggccacttgtctcgccttctcaaCGCGCAGCCCCGTGCTCGCAGCGCATACATCCGCAAGTCACGTCGCCGATgacacagacgcagacgtGACGCTGAAACTCGTCAAGAAGATCGACGAGCCCGCATACACGCCACCTCGTCCACAGGCAACCGAGCAGTCACAGCCATCAGAACCATCTCAACCAGCACCCCAACCGCATCCAAGCGACCCTGTGCCTGTACCGCGCCCTTCCTTGACGTCGGCTGAAGTGGTggcctcttcgtccttcgaTTTCAGGTGGTTTACGTACACAG TCTGCAAGAAGCCGTACGTGCGACTGCACAGAACCACAACAGACGTGCGACTGCATGTGCTCAAAGTGTTGAACAAGGGTCTTGAAGTTCTCGGCAGACGCCCCGCACAAGGTGGAGATGACGCTACACTGATCTACATGTGTACCCTGGCTGTCGGCTTCACCGACGCCTATCGCGCTATGCGGCAGGCGTCTCGGGGCGCGACGGATGCTGCCGACGAGACCGGCGTCTCCATTCCGCTTGGTCAGTGGTTTGCGAATACTCTCAAGTCGGAGGGGGACAcgggaaagaaaacaaagaggaCCAAGGCGTTCTACAACAAATGCTCGTTCATCG CGGATCGTGTGAACTCGATCCTGACGACGGCGGACTACCGGATGCCGGCGAGTGCAacggtgtctcctccgacTGCGTTGGCGTCGCATATGAATGGATCTTTCGACGAATTTACAGACAATTCCGACAAGCAAGTCGCGCACATCGTTGGGCACTGCCtgcgggagaaagaggcattCAAGGGCAAATCGTGGACGGTGATTCACCATACTCTGATCCAAGTTTGGACGACTCTTCACTACATGGCCGGTTGCGCGATGCGCATGCTGCCTCTGCCTGAACGCGAGAAAGTCGCACTCCTTGTGGCGCAGCAGACGATGCTGAACCACGAACAGACGCCGACGTTCTACAGCTTTTTGACGAAGTTCCAGGATTTCGCTGCCACTGGGAAAAAGTCCGGCTATTTTCCTTCCGCTAAAGATATGCAGAGAAGCGTCACATGCGGGCCGGCCTCACCCTCTTCCGAAGAGTGGTCACCGACAGAACCTTCGATCGCCACGG CCTTCCTGTTGGACTTCAGCGCCATCCTCCAGTAG